Proteins encoded by one window of Arabidopsis thaliana chromosome 2, partial sequence:
- the LCR29 gene encoding low-molecular-weight cysteine-rich 29 (low-molecular-weight cysteine-rich 29 (LCR29); INVOLVED IN: defense response; LOCATED IN: endomembrane system; CONTAINS InterPro DOMAIN/s: S locus-related glycoprotein 1 binding pollen coat (InterPro:IPR010851), Knottin (InterPro:IPR003614); BEST Arabidopsis thaliana protein match is: low-molecular-weight cysteine-rich 13 (TAIR:AT4G09795.1); Has 35333 Blast hits to 34131 proteins in 2444 species: Archae - 798; Bacteria - 22429; Metazoa - 974; Fungi - 991; Plants - 531; Viruses - 0; Other Eukaryotes - 9610 (source: NCBI BLink).) translates to MAKNRVLTIFYCTIYYCICFKYVLLGMVVEKTQGHICHDYLEGDHCDPKDCNLDCRDKWKGTGTCEPPTGTPLTRTCYCTYDC, encoded by the exons ATGGCTAAAAATAGGgttcttacaattttttattgtacTATTTATTATTG tatatgttttaaatatgtattattAGGAATGGTGGTGGAGAAGACGCAAGGCCATATATGTCATGATTATCTTGAAGGAGATCACTGTGATCCTAAAGACTGTAACCTAGATTGTCGCGATAAATGGAAAGGAACAGGAACGTGTGAACCACCAACCGGCACACCATTAACCAGAACCTGCTACTGCACTTATGAttgttaa